A single region of the Actinoplanes sp. SE50/110 genome encodes:
- a CDS encoding methyl-accepting chemotaxis protein, whose translation MMDGQTFGRKLGFGVGLTGLLTLLSVVVSTLCLLFVVHAKDRVIAAATHELTGAENLNRLMEKRLGDYRGFMLYGSDEFATATGQDRADFLAQLADLQNDSSTAVKALLKQTADAEAKHAEWVDVVMQKRTQTKDPLAAAALNNTQAMPLRRQVQATLADLIATVRSDVEADRRHSSRQANLAIAVIVGLGALTTASAVMVAWRLSRDLRREVGAAVGHIQSSSAQLEAAAAQQVNGGRDQASAINEITTTINELLITSRQIADSAQRVSQIAEETEAAARTGDATIDQTRASITAIRTQVDQIVQHMLALGEKSQQIGGVVDLVSELAEQTNILAINATIEASGAGEWGRRFAVVAEEIRKLADRTAASAKEIRALIDDVRGAVNTTVMATEIGAKAVDAGARQFDEATNSFREIAQLVSTTNDATREIELSTKQQTTAVEQVNLAVSDTARVSRETESSAVQTKQTAAHLSTLSGDLLELVGTRSH comes from the coding sequence ATGATGGACGGCCAGACGTTCGGCCGGAAGCTCGGCTTCGGAGTCGGGCTGACCGGCCTGCTCACCCTGCTGTCGGTGGTGGTCTCCACCCTCTGCCTGCTGTTCGTGGTGCACGCCAAGGACCGGGTGATCGCCGCGGCGACCCACGAGCTGACCGGCGCGGAGAACCTGAACCGGCTGATGGAGAAACGGCTGGGCGACTACCGGGGCTTCATGCTCTACGGAAGCGACGAGTTCGCCACCGCCACCGGGCAGGACCGCGCCGACTTCCTCGCCCAGCTCGCCGACCTGCAGAACGACTCCAGTACGGCGGTCAAGGCGTTGCTCAAGCAGACCGCCGACGCCGAGGCCAAGCACGCCGAATGGGTCGACGTGGTGATGCAGAAGCGGACCCAGACGAAGGATCCGCTGGCCGCGGCGGCGCTCAACAACACTCAGGCGATGCCGCTGCGCAGACAGGTGCAGGCGACCCTCGCCGACCTGATCGCCACGGTGCGCTCCGACGTCGAGGCCGACCGCCGGCACTCGTCGCGGCAGGCGAACCTGGCGATCGCGGTGATCGTCGGGCTCGGCGCGCTCACCACGGCCAGCGCGGTCATGGTGGCCTGGCGCCTGAGCCGGGACCTGCGCCGCGAGGTGGGCGCCGCGGTCGGGCACATCCAGAGCTCGTCGGCCCAGCTGGAGGCGGCCGCCGCCCAGCAGGTCAACGGTGGCCGGGACCAGGCCAGCGCGATCAACGAGATCACCACCACGATCAACGAACTGCTGATCACCTCCCGGCAGATCGCGGACAGCGCGCAGCGGGTGTCCCAGATCGCCGAGGAGACCGAGGCGGCGGCCCGCACCGGGGACGCCACCATCGACCAGACCCGGGCCTCGATCACCGCGATCCGCACCCAGGTCGACCAGATCGTCCAGCACATGCTGGCGCTGGGCGAGAAGTCGCAGCAGATCGGCGGGGTCGTCGACCTGGTGTCGGAGCTGGCCGAGCAGACCAACATCCTGGCGATCAACGCGACCATCGAGGCCAGCGGGGCCGGCGAGTGGGGTCGCCGGTTCGCCGTGGTGGCCGAGGAGATCCGCAAGCTGGCCGACCGCACGGCCGCCTCAGCCAAGGAGATCCGGGCGCTGATCGACGACGTGCGCGGCGCGGTGAACACCACGGTGATGGCCACCGAGATCGGCGCCAAGGCGGTCGACGCCGGCGCCCGGCAGTTCGACGAGGCGACCAACTCGTTCCGGGAGATCGCCCAGCTGGTGTCCACCACCAACGACGCCACCCGGGAGATCGAGCTCTCCACCAAGCAGCAGACCACCGCGGTGGAGCAGGTCAACCTGGCGGTGTCGGACACCGCCCGGGTGTCCCGGGAGACCGAGAGCAGCGCGGTGCAGACCAAGCAGACCGCGGCGCACCTGAGCACCCTCTCCGGCGACCTGCTGGAGCTGGTCGGGACCCGGAGCCACTGA
- a CDS encoding response regulator — MAESRDPLRYFRIEAQELVEQISAGVLDLDQQRGAEPVARLLRAAHTLKGAARVVRQKEIADRAHEFEEILVAHREDAAGLAAGDMRELLRLNDEISAQVTALTRPPAPPPVVETTPALETTPAVVATPAVEVAPEPRAEPVAETVAPRAATADLDDLLDAITETTARMAPLRAGSRVVEKLRTSAETLADQLRGGRTAAAVTHASARRLAGELGSAGRRLSDAVDQIERELDDVRAKAESLRLVPAGSIFTALRRAVRDAADTEGKQVRFVTHGADVRMGSHLLGPASSAFLHVVRNAVVHGVEPATERAAAGKPAEGTVTFEVERQGRYATFRCTDDGRGFDVAALRHQAQARGLLPGAGPADAEVLDLVLHGGISTSATVTEVAGRAIGMDVLRDVAAQLRGEVRIRSTPGAGASVELVVPLALLSMTGLLIEAGGVTASLPLDAVRACVRLSPAEAETAAGSGRLVHQHVAMPYQPLIEALGVGRPAPDAAGPGAAVVLHGDQGAAAVGVDRLLGTHSLVARFLPELAPTTPVISSVSIDSEGNPRLVLDPDGLIREMVHDPATAGRPAVAPVTPPLPILVVDDSLTTRMLERSILESAGYEVDLAASGEEGLERARSRRYGLFLTDIDMPGIDGFTFVERTRADPELAAVPAILVSSRASAADRDRGIRAGASAYVVKGEFDQEELLGHIRRLVVRA, encoded by the coding sequence ATGGCCGAGAGCCGCGACCCGTTGCGCTACTTCCGGATCGAGGCGCAGGAGTTGGTCGAGCAGATCAGCGCCGGGGTGCTCGACCTGGACCAGCAGCGCGGGGCGGAGCCGGTGGCCCGGCTGCTGCGGGCCGCGCACACGCTCAAGGGCGCGGCCCGGGTGGTCCGGCAGAAGGAGATCGCCGACCGGGCGCACGAGTTCGAGGAGATCCTGGTCGCGCACCGGGAGGACGCGGCCGGGCTGGCCGCCGGGGACATGCGGGAACTGCTGCGGCTCAACGACGAGATCAGCGCGCAGGTGACCGCGCTGACCCGGCCACCGGCGCCACCCCCGGTCGTGGAGACCACGCCCGCCCTGGAGACCACGCCCGCCGTGGTGGCCACGCCCGCCGTGGAGGTCGCCCCGGAACCTCGGGCGGAGCCGGTGGCGGAGACCGTGGCGCCCCGGGCGGCGACCGCCGATCTGGACGACCTGCTCGACGCGATCACCGAGACCACCGCCCGGATGGCCCCGCTGCGGGCCGGCAGCCGCGTCGTCGAGAAGCTGCGGACCAGCGCCGAGACGCTCGCCGATCAGCTGCGCGGCGGCCGGACCGCGGCCGCGGTCACGCACGCCTCGGCCCGGCGGCTGGCCGGCGAGCTGGGCTCGGCCGGCCGGCGGCTCAGCGACGCGGTCGACCAGATCGAACGGGAGCTGGACGACGTCCGGGCCAAGGCGGAGAGTCTGCGGCTGGTGCCGGCCGGGAGCATCTTCACCGCGCTGCGCCGGGCGGTCCGCGACGCCGCGGACACCGAGGGCAAGCAGGTCCGGTTCGTCACCCACGGCGCCGACGTGCGGATGGGCTCGCACCTGCTCGGCCCGGCCAGCTCGGCGTTTCTGCACGTGGTCCGCAACGCGGTGGTGCACGGGGTGGAGCCAGCCACGGAGCGGGCGGCGGCCGGGAAACCGGCGGAGGGCACGGTCACCTTCGAGGTGGAACGGCAGGGCCGGTACGCGACCTTCCGCTGCACCGACGACGGGCGCGGCTTCGACGTGGCCGCGCTGCGGCACCAGGCGCAGGCCCGCGGGCTGCTGCCGGGCGCCGGGCCGGCCGACGCCGAGGTCCTCGACCTGGTGCTGCACGGCGGGATCAGCACGTCGGCGACGGTCACCGAGGTGGCCGGCCGGGCGATCGGGATGGACGTGCTGCGCGACGTCGCCGCCCAGCTCCGCGGCGAGGTGCGGATCCGCAGCACCCCGGGGGCCGGGGCGAGCGTCGAGCTGGTGGTGCCGCTGGCCCTGCTGAGCATGACGGGCCTGCTGATCGAGGCGGGCGGGGTGACCGCCTCACTGCCGCTGGACGCGGTACGTGCCTGCGTGCGGCTGAGCCCGGCGGAGGCGGAGACCGCGGCCGGCAGCGGCCGGCTGGTCCACCAGCATGTGGCGATGCCGTACCAGCCGCTGATCGAGGCGCTGGGCGTCGGGCGGCCGGCGCCGGACGCGGCCGGGCCGGGCGCCGCCGTGGTGCTGCACGGCGACCAGGGCGCCGCGGCGGTCGGCGTGGATCGACTGCTCGGCACGCATTCCCTGGTCGCCCGGTTCCTGCCCGAACTGGCCCCGACCACCCCGGTGATCAGCAGCGTGTCGATCGACAGCGAGGGCAATCCACGGCTGGTGCTCGACCCGGACGGGCTGATCCGGGAGATGGTGCACGACCCGGCCACCGCGGGTCGCCCGGCCGTCGCCCCGGTCACGCCGCCGCTGCCGATCTTGGTCGTCGACGACTCGCTGACCACCCGGATGCTGGAGCGCAGCATCCTGGAGTCGGCCGGTTACGAGGTCGACCTGGCCGCCTCCGGCGAGGAGGGCCTGGAGCGGGCCCGCTCCCGGCGGTACGGGCTGTTCCTCACCGACATCGACATGCCCGGCATCGACGGCTTCACCTTCGTCGAGCGGACCCGGGCCGACCCGGAGCTCGCCGCCGTCCCGGCCATCCTGGTCAGCTCCCGGGCCAGTGCGGCCGACCGCGACCGCGGCATCCGGGCCGGAGCCAGCGCCTACGTGGTCAAGGGCGAATTCGATCAGGAGGAGCTTCTGGGGCACATCCGCCGCCTGGTGGTGCGCGCATGA
- a CDS encoding chemotaxis protein CheW, protein MTDRVLSRVERLRAEFDHSFAVPLRTLDDESVELLAVGVGGRAYALRLSQTSGLYPNRPVTPLPTTVPALRGLAGFAGVVVPVYDLAALLGHPIAEQPRWLVLAAGSPPLALAFHQLDHHVRVPSADVVDGSGAASSRGCLRGMVRLPDGDRPIVDVPATRVLAHRMAGHEHPEVSS, encoded by the coding sequence GTGACCGACCGGGTGCTGTCCCGGGTCGAACGGCTGCGGGCCGAGTTCGACCACTCGTTCGCGGTGCCGCTGCGCACCCTGGACGACGAGTCGGTGGAGCTGCTCGCGGTCGGGGTCGGTGGCCGGGCGTACGCGCTGCGCCTGTCACAGACCTCGGGCCTGTACCCGAACCGGCCGGTCACCCCGCTGCCGACCACCGTCCCGGCGCTGCGCGGCCTGGCCGGGTTCGCCGGCGTGGTGGTCCCGGTGTACGACCTGGCCGCGCTGCTCGGCCACCCGATCGCCGAGCAGCCGCGCTGGCTGGTGCTGGCCGCCGGGAGCCCGCCGCTGGCGCTCGCCTTCCACCAGCTCGACCACCACGTCCGGGTGCCGTCCGCCGACGTCGTCGACGGTTCCGGGGCGGCGTCGTCCCGGGGCTGCCTGCGCGGGATGGTGCGGCTGCCGGACGGCGACCGGCCGATCGTCGACGTGCCGGCCACCCGCGTCCTGGCCCACCGGATGGCCGGGCACGAACACCCGGAGGTGTCCTCATGA